One genomic window of Kaistia geumhonensis includes the following:
- a CDS encoding glycosyltransferase: MNVSSHRRERRNRAAAAIACDHLDRDKRSGRAMRVLRVIASVNPKAGGPIEGMKLSTAALTPMGVDTEVVSLDTPDMAEAAGLPYKVHALGPGIGKIKYTAKLPQWIAANGHRFDAAVVHGLWHYSSIGGHAGLSRGRVPYVLFPHGMMDPWFKKTYPLKHVAKQTFWLLWQGRALRDANEVLFTSEEERRLARGVFRGYGYRERVVAYGTAGPVDDAQNQLAAWHRFAPELANRRYFLFLSRIHPKKGCDLAITAFARLAAAHPGVDLVMAGPDQTGWVAELKQLAAKLGIADRIHWPGMLTGDVKWGAIRAAEVFVLPSHQENFGIVVAEAMACGTPVLTTNQVNIWQEVEASGGGLVSEVTADGIHRLMASWLAMSDDQKAEMRQKALDGFRQRFAIDAVARDLLAALRDAASQRR; the protein is encoded by the coding sequence ATGAACGTCAGCAGCCACCGACGCGAGCGCCGCAATCGCGCCGCCGCGGCGATTGCATGTGATCATCTCGACCGTGACAAGCGAAGTGGGCGGGCAATGAGAGTCTTGCGCGTTATTGCGAGCGTCAATCCGAAGGCCGGCGGGCCGATCGAGGGCATGAAGCTCTCCACCGCAGCGCTGACGCCGATGGGCGTGGACACCGAGGTCGTTTCGCTCGACACGCCCGATATGGCCGAAGCAGCAGGACTGCCCTACAAGGTCCACGCGCTCGGCCCGGGCATCGGCAAGATCAAGTACACCGCTAAACTTCCGCAATGGATCGCGGCGAACGGCCACCGCTTCGATGCGGCTGTGGTCCACGGTCTTTGGCACTACAGCTCGATCGGCGGTCACGCCGGGCTGAGCCGAGGGCGCGTTCCCTACGTCCTGTTTCCACACGGGATGATGGATCCCTGGTTCAAGAAGACCTATCCACTGAAGCATGTCGCCAAGCAGACGTTCTGGCTGCTCTGGCAGGGGCGGGCGCTCCGGGATGCGAACGAGGTTCTGTTCACGTCGGAGGAGGAGAGGCGGCTCGCGCGCGGAGTTTTTCGTGGCTATGGCTATCGGGAACGGGTCGTCGCCTACGGCACGGCGGGACCGGTCGACGATGCCCAGAATCAGCTGGCGGCCTGGCATCGATTTGCGCCGGAACTCGCGAACCGGCGGTACTTCCTGTTTCTCAGCCGTATCCATCCCAAGAAGGGCTGTGACCTCGCGATAACGGCGTTTGCCCGGCTCGCGGCCGCTCATCCCGGCGTCGATCTGGTGATGGCAGGGCCCGACCAGACGGGCTGGGTCGCGGAGCTCAAGCAACTGGCCGCGAAACTGGGCATCGCCGACCGGATCCACTGGCCGGGAATGCTGACCGGGGACGTGAAATGGGGCGCGATTCGCGCCGCCGAGGTGTTTGTCCTGCCTTCGCATCAGGAGAATTTCGGCATCGTCGTCGCCGAGGCCATGGCCTGCGGCACGCCGGTGCTGACGACCAACCAGGTCAATATCTGGCAGGAAGTCGAAGCAAGCGGCGGTGGACTTGTCAGCGAAGTGACCGCCGACGGCATCCACCGGCTCATGGCGAGCTGGCTTGCAATGTCGGACGATCAGAAGGCAGAGATGCGGCAGAAGGCTCTGGACGGTTTCAGACAGCGATTTGCCATCGACGCCGTGGCGCGTGACCTTCTGGCAGCTTTGCGGGATGCGGCGTCTCAACGTCGCTAG
- a CDS encoding polysaccharide pyruvyl transferase family protein — translation MRIGLLTYHFSENFGALMQAYGLRQWLITRGHDAQFINYHPSYVEEGGEFSRIWDPRRAKVNAKIAYLKLSTLQRRLFGNKEQARAFERFRQDALGITGKRLHTKAEVDAMLASQAKPFDVISVGSDQIWNPSQQYGLDPVYFADLAVKPGTRRISYAASFGKNSIDPQFEPQVRTLIRSLDGISAREESGAEIARRLSGREVTCVPDPTLLLGDFEPLIAKSEPIEKERTFCYTLRTGQGIREVADQVSKILGAEVVSPYNVHRRWAEIGRTIYPSPYGWLATIKASRFVLTNSFHGTVFAILMRKPFLVVGLPGTKKSLNERALNLLGLVGLEHRFVTGDQQDVVARLVGTEIDWAPVEQRLAALQATGAGFLEAQLALAAQSGAGSAVSR, via the coding sequence ATGCGCATTGGCCTCCTCACCTACCATTTTTCCGAGAATTTCGGCGCCCTCATGCAGGCCTATGGCTTGCGGCAGTGGTTGATCACGCGCGGGCATGACGCTCAGTTCATCAATTACCATCCTTCCTATGTGGAGGAGGGGGGCGAATTCAGCCGGATCTGGGATCCGCGGCGTGCCAAGGTCAATGCCAAGATCGCCTATCTGAAGCTGTCGACGCTGCAGCGCCGGCTGTTCGGCAACAAGGAGCAGGCCCGCGCCTTCGAGCGGTTCCGCCAGGACGCGCTCGGCATCACGGGCAAGAGACTGCATACGAAGGCCGAAGTCGACGCCATGCTGGCGAGCCAGGCCAAACCCTTCGACGTGATCTCCGTCGGCAGCGATCAGATATGGAATCCGTCGCAGCAATATGGCCTCGATCCGGTCTATTTCGCCGATCTCGCCGTCAAGCCGGGAACGCGGCGCATCTCCTATGCCGCAAGCTTCGGCAAGAACAGCATCGATCCGCAGTTTGAGCCTCAGGTCCGAACGCTGATCCGCTCACTCGACGGCATTTCCGCGCGGGAAGAGAGCGGCGCCGAGATTGCCCGCCGGCTGAGCGGCCGCGAGGTGACCTGCGTTCCGGATCCCACGCTCTTGCTGGGCGATTTCGAGCCGCTGATCGCGAAGTCCGAGCCCATCGAGAAGGAAAGGACCTTCTGCTACACGCTGCGGACAGGCCAGGGGATCCGCGAAGTCGCCGATCAGGTGAGCAAGATCCTCGGTGCCGAGGTCGTGTCCCCCTACAACGTGCACCGGCGCTGGGCCGAGATCGGGCGAACGATCTACCCGTCTCCCTATGGCTGGCTAGCTACGATCAAGGCTTCCCGCTTCGTCCTCACCAATTCGTTCCATGGGACCGTGTTCGCGATCCTTATGAGGAAGCCTTTCCTGGTCGTTGGCCTCCCGGGCACCAAGAAGAGCCTGAACGAACGCGCCCTCAACCTTCTGGGACTGGTCGGCCTCGAGCACCGCTTCGTGACTGGCGATCAGCAGGATGTGGTTGCGCGGCTGGTCGGTACCGAGATCGATTGGGCACCTGTCGAGCAGCGACTCGCCGCATTGCAGGCGACGGGCGCTGGCTTCCTCGAGGCGCAGCTCGCCTTGGCCGCGCAGAGTGGCGCCGGTTCCGCGGTGTCGCGCTAA
- a CDS encoding glycosyltransferase family 2 protein: MPTMPLSLTVIILTFDEELHLERCLASIAPLGARVVVVDSGSHDRTQEIARAAGAEVFEHPFLNQAAQFNWALENTDTRSDWIMRLDADEVLEPELVDEILSKLPRMPADVAGINLKRRHVFLGRWIRHGGRYPVTLLRIWRRGQGRVEDRWMDEHVIVQGGRTETFDKDFSDWNLKDLTFFIDKHNKYATREAVEIINQRHGLFARDTGMSAESASRQAAFKRWAKESVYNRLPFWLGPFGYFMMRMSVQGGFLDGREGLIYHFLQGFWYRFLVGAKVLEFERELVGADGPAAKRAMLRDLTGLKI; encoded by the coding sequence ATGCCGACGATGCCGCTGTCGTTGACGGTTATCATTCTGACGTTCGACGAGGAGCTTCATCTCGAGCGCTGCCTCGCGTCGATCGCGCCGCTCGGTGCGAGAGTGGTCGTGGTCGATTCGGGATCACATGACCGGACACAGGAGATCGCACGTGCTGCCGGTGCCGAGGTTTTCGAGCATCCCTTCCTCAACCAGGCGGCCCAGTTCAACTGGGCGCTCGAGAACACCGACACAAGGTCGGACTGGATCATGCGTCTCGATGCTGATGAGGTGCTGGAGCCCGAGCTGGTCGACGAAATATTGAGCAAGCTTCCCCGGATGCCTGCCGATGTCGCTGGTATCAACCTGAAGCGGCGTCACGTTTTCCTCGGCCGCTGGATCAGGCATGGCGGGCGCTATCCGGTGACGCTGCTCCGGATCTGGCGGAGGGGGCAGGGTCGCGTCGAGGATCGCTGGATGGATGAACACGTCATTGTCCAGGGCGGGCGCACCGAGACATTCGACAAGGATTTTTCCGACTGGAACCTCAAGGATCTCACCTTCTTCATCGACAAGCACAATAAGTATGCGACGCGCGAGGCGGTTGAGATCATCAACCAGCGCCATGGTCTGTTCGCGCGGGACACCGGCATGTCGGCCGAGAGTGCTTCAAGGCAGGCGGCGTTCAAGCGCTGGGCGAAGGAATCGGTCTATAATCGCCTGCCGTTCTGGCTGGGACCATTCGGCTATTTCATGATGCGCATGTCGGTCCAGGGCGGTTTCCTGGACGGGCGCGAGGGACTCATCTACCATTTCCTGCAGGGCTTCTGGTACCGCTTCCTCGTCGGGGCGAAGGTGCTGGAGTTCGAACGGGAGTTGGTTGGCGCGGATGGACCTGCGGCCAAGCGCGCGATGCTTCGGGACCTTACGGGGTTGAAGATCTAG
- a CDS encoding VanZ family protein, with protein MADLLWLCPVTSSFSVHGMRPLVNWLRRIGGSACIGAIVVLSLLPAQEMARTGAPKGFEHFIAYCGTAAVLSLGLSRREVLLRAALLCALSVLMEALQAFSPGRSPKMSDVVASSLGGLAGAMLGLAINAVMARRGTSA; from the coding sequence ATGGCGGATCTGCTGTGGTTGTGCCCTGTGACGTCATCCTTTAGCGTCCACGGCATGAGACCGCTGGTCAACTGGCTTCGCCGCATCGGAGGAAGCGCCTGTATCGGGGCGATCGTCGTGCTGTCGCTTCTTCCCGCCCAGGAAATGGCGAGGACAGGTGCTCCGAAGGGTTTCGAACATTTTATCGCCTATTGCGGAACGGCAGCCGTGCTGAGCCTCGGCCTCTCCCGGCGGGAGGTGTTGCTCCGCGCTGCGCTTCTCTGTGCGCTCTCTGTGCTCATGGAGGCGCTTCAGGCATTTTCGCCAGGCCGGTCGCCAAAAATGTCCGATGTCGTCGCCAGTTCGCTGGGTGGACTTGCCGGCGCGATGCTCGGTCTGGCGATCAATGCCGTCATGGCGAGGCGCGGAACCTCGGCCTGA